One window from the genome of Nicotiana tomentosiformis chromosome 5, ASM39032v3, whole genome shotgun sequence encodes:
- the LOC104110235 gene encoding uncharacterized protein codes for MKQQDPATTWTGLFNRNRVATNGMSLDYIPSELVEGSIIVKLDKGETEKEIDKWKSALIVYVVGDTTRYNYMSKYVQQNWNTVSEPGIYYHEEGYYIVKFQRIAYMNEILYAGPYSINNGPMILKQWIPDFDFNAEFLTELPLWVKFPNLLMSCWSRDSLIRIASAIGVPKYADECTAKQTRISFARMIIEVNVIKSLPSEITVMDPSGKTFQQGVIFEWKHEYCEQCLMIGHNCDKQRRDRLKKEEQKQTRPIERKKRPQKLVSTWVPKVDTHKPATSTGDQQGTSYAGATKQTQQEA; via the coding sequence ATGAAGCAACAAGATCCAGCGACTACTTGGACTGGACTATTCAACCGTAATCGTGTTGCAACTAATGGTATGTCTCTTGATTACATTCCCTCGGAATTAGTTGAGGGGTCTATAATTGTTAAGCTTGACAAAGGAGAAACAGAAAAGGAGATTGATAAATGGAAGTCGGCACTAATAGTGTATGTAGTAGGAGATACAACTCGGTATAACTACATGAGCAAATATGTGCAACAAAACTGGAATACTGTATCGGAACCTGGAATCTACTATCATGAGGAGGgatattatattgttaaatttcAAAGAATAGCATATATGAATGAAATATTGTATGCAGGACCTTATAGCATTAACAACGGACCTATGATTTTAAAGCAATGGATACCAGACTTTGATTTCAATGCAGAGTTCCTCACAGAATTGCCTCTATGGGTTAAGTTCCCAAATTTGCTCATGAGTTGTTGGAGCAGGGATTCATTGATTAGGATAGCCAGTGCCATTGGTGTTCCTAAATATGCTGATGAATGCACAGCAAAACAGACTAGAATATCCTTTGCTCGAATGATCATTGAAGTTAATGTCATCAAGTCCTTGCCATCTGAAATAACAGTGATGGATCCTTCAGGGAAAACATTTCAGCAGGGAGTGATATTTGAATGGAAACATGAATACTGTGAACAATGCTTAATGATAGGTCATAATTGTGATAAGCAAAGAAGGGATAGATTGAAGAAAGAGGAACAAAAGCAAACTAGGCCAATTGAGAGGAAGAAGAGACCTCAAAAACTGGTTTCAACTTGGGTCCCAAAGGTAGATACTCATAAGCCAGCTACCTCTACTGGTGATCAGCAAGGTACTAGCTATGCAGG